The genomic stretch atttcatttatttatttagaagaATTATGACAGAGTGCAGGCCCTtgcgtgtatgtatgtgtgtgggttGGGGTCAGATTCCTTTTTAATTCAGTTGAATCAGAGTTTTGGAGGACTGACTGCAATTCATTTCCCCCAGTGAAGggacatttattcatttattcattggTCCATCCATTCTTCAGTCGAATCATTCAGAACCATTTTTGATAGGCCAGTGTTTCCCCGTGCCAAGACATTTATCTTTTCCTTCATTAAATTGTATTCATTCTGTTAGAACGCTCCACGGTTGGACATgccaagtttcttttttttgtttttctttttctttacttgTTCTTTTGGATAATTACAACTGTgcttaattcttttttttttgtggttatATACATGGATTTTGGAATAAAACATTCGTTTTAAACGGAGTATTGGGAGACTAAATTGGCCAAGGACAGAATTGATGAAATaaagacaacaacaaagatACTTTTCAAAGGCCTGATCTCCCCTCGAAATTCGAGCTTTAAAGGTAttcaaataataattttttataagcctattataaataatattttacaaTCCCCGCTGCATAATGCATTTTTCTCTCCTTGATCATTGTAACAGCTTAAAAAATACCAATAAGCAATTAATAATCCAATGCACATTCTATTAAAATAAGGAGAAAATaccttattttttatattcaagATTCATTTCGCTGCATCATTTTAATAGCACTATAATGCATCTGTTTTCTTTCACGATTTATTCCCTctctacaagaaaaaaaactgcagaaactgtattattattattttttaatctccTTGTTTTATTTGCGACTCAGTTAATCGTCGCCCCCTCGACTTGCAGGAAGTGTTACAGCATTATAACTTCATTTCCCAGATCCCCACCAGCAGCGaggaggtcaggggtcaggaaCAGTACAGACGGATGGAAATATTTCCAGTGTGGCTGTCTGACAGGGAGTTTATGAAAGCAATAAAAGTCTATCGACGGTGTAACCCGGTGCCTCCAGAGAGCCGCTGTCTTCTATATCTACCCTGTAGATCCGGATTTGTGTACAAATCattaaaacaatcacaaattCGCTTCTAGGGGAGTATATAGTGGATTTATACACGACGGCAACGATGGATCCGacacatggaggagagagagagaggcctttGAGCTGCTATTATTGGGTCTTACGGATCGCTGCTTTATATTGGAATGTGTAAGAAGGTtaataaaatgtgtaatttttaTTTCCTATCATCATTGACATAagcccttttatttatttattatcaggaCTATATTGTTGGTGTATTTAGACGCGTCTGTGCGCCATGTTGTGGGTCTGTTCTCCTCCAGAGTGATGGAAACTCAATCCaagttttctactttttttttttttttgttcgatCGTGAAAAAAGCGCCTCGCAGTTTTAAAGGCCAATTCCAGGTTGAATTGgactcttttttatttattatttgtcctGGTGAAAAATGATGCGGTCGACTTTACTGTTCATCTATAGGAAGGGGGttgggtgtgtgtatgtgagtgtgtgtatgtgaggggGGGCGTAAGGTTTCGATTTAGAGACGGTCAATTTTCTCGAAACAAAGGACTTGGATATCTCCATCATCTTgccttagtgtgtgtgtgtgtgtgtgtgtgcgcgcaccaGTCCCACTGATAACACCTTCTTttgattggaaaaaaaacatctattcTGTTCGCCCGAAGTGCAGCACATTTTATGTTTTGGTGTCTTGTTTCTATACATGCCTTTGAACGCATGCAGATTTACGAGGCACAAGGGGGTTTACTGTAAAACTTGAATGCTGCAGGAAAAGAGTATGATTATTGTTCTTTATATAAGGCCGTGTGCTGCCTGTGCGTAATGCAGCAAATCACTCTGCgtaatgcaggtttaagtccttCTTTTATGGTGTTTTGTGTCGGTTTTTATAACAGTAAGAGAGTGACAACAGTAGAATACTTTGTAGTGTATTGGTGTTGAAATGGAGGCAAGCAAAAGCTATGAAAGTCAGCTATAGTGTGAGCGGGTCACGGTTGGAGAGATGAATTTCATttaggaggaaagaaaaaaaacaaagaagctGTGTATCTTCTGTTTCAGAGCTCAAGGGCAAAAGCAGCCGCGCAATTTGAACGGGGCATATGGACTTGCCATGCCAGTGatgttaatatttattcatgcaAGGAAGGAAGGCACCCTGGCTGAGGCTGAATTACCATGCAGAGGAGGGGAGAGTTAAATGTTGGGAGTTGTTGTTGCAGGAGTAAGGCGGGTTTTTAAAAGAAGAGGGAACCGGTGCTGGATTCTCTCCTTCCTTAATGCAAAGGTCTGCTGGTGATTTAGAAGGCCGTGTAACCTGAATTAGTTGATGAATTTTCTATCGATCCTAAACAAGCCCAGATTTATCTCTGACAAGGTGGTGCTGCGTGCTGCTGGGTGGCGGAGCAGCAGCACTCTCCCACTCCCCGTTATTAGCGATTTAAAAAAgaagagggaggaaaaaaaaaagaaaaaagcttttGGCAAGCACGTccctacacatacacacacacacacaaatatatacacagaGGCTGGTGCAGGCGCCACTTTAAATCCCCTCCAGCGCTGCttcttttttcttgtttctttaatatttttttttttgttggagtTAAAGCCAGACGAGTAACAGGAGGAAAGAGTGCGTTTTTTGCATGAAGGGAGGACTTGTCATCTCTACTGTATACTCTGTTGCTCGTGTTGCGCGCGCGCGTTTCAAGCTCGATCGGAATGTGTTTTCATCGCGCGCGTTGTTATTGTTGTGATTCTCTGGCTGCTTAGTGGCGGCATGCGCACCGACATGTGGCAGAGAGATGTGGAGAGAGAGACCGGGTTTCGGGTTTGTAAGACTGTGAATGCCCAACAAACGGAGGCCATATGATGATGCGCGTGCGTGGGGCCGTGTGTATATGCTTAATCCCATTTCCTTATCCGGGGTTCATCCTGGAGGCGCGCGCCATTGGCCGGCTGCGCGTCACGTGGCTTCTTTAACTTTGTTCACTTGACAGAAAAGTAGGAGGGTTCAACGGGAACAAGGAATAAACCGAAGAGTAAAAGGGATGAGATATAAATTGTAGTTATATATTTTCCGACTATAGGTGCAATTCCACAAAAAGACTGACATTAATGGCCATGAGCTCCTATTTGATCAACTCCAACTATGTGGACCCGAAGTTCCCACCGTGCGAGGAATACTCACAGAGCGACTATCTGCCCAGCCACTCTCCGGACTATTACAGCTCCCAGCGGCAGGAGCCCGCCGCCTTTCAGCCGGACTCTCTCTACCACCACCCACACCATCACCCACAGAACCACCACCAGCGAGCCGAGCCGCCGTACACGCCGTGCCAGCTTCCTGGGCAGCCCGCCTCGGTGGTGATGTCCCCTCGGGGTCATGTCGTCCTGCAGACAGAcccggtcccggtcccggtcccggAGCTGAGCCACCGCTCCTCCGACTCGGTGACACCCAGCCCGCCTCCGCCTGCGTTTTGCGGCCAAACGCCTCACAGCCAAAGCACTTCGTCCCCAACGAGCACTCGCAAGGACCCCGTAGTCTACCCGTGGATGAAGAAAGTCCATGTAAACATCGGTAAGTGCTGCATGCAaacttcttcctctctctctctctctctccctcttctctctctatctctctctcttcctcgctGCGCCTTTGTGCCTGCAGTCGCCTGCCTGCCATCCATGCACTCAGCTATAGGTGTCCACCGTCCAAATCTTTTCTGTTAGAAGTAGAAGAGTATAGCCCTTGGGTCAAGATTTACGATCGTCTGTTTGCAAGGGCCAATATAATTACACCCTCCATAAATTTTTATTACACCTTCTCCGCTGAGGTGCCTTTTGAAGTCCGATCTCAGAGCTCGTCTGCCTCCTAATTCCTCTCGCCTTATGACAACTCAGACCGAGCCCATAAGTTAGCTTTTATGCTTTGGTAATTTGATTTTAAGTGGTCGGGTTGTATAAACGGTGTACTTTACTCTGTCGAGCCTTTCCTTCCTCCACTCGCTGTTccaggggaggagggagggaaagtTTTATGGCAGCTGAAATATTCATGTTTATGGAGCCGGCCGTAAAACACTAATGTAAAACCGAATAGCTCCACAGTCTATTATGGCTTCTTCTCTGTATAATGTTCTAATAGACTCGCTGCCTATTATTATTGCGCATTGTGGGAGAACCGGGAGCTGCACGTATCGAGGGgcgacaaaataaaaaaataaaaggggaaGCCACTTTTGTAAAGTCGCCGTATAATGCGTTCACTCCACCGGGCTGCTCACTCGGTAAGAACActctttgtttaatttttttttttacaattacgCACAGTTATTTTAGCTGTCTGGTGTTAGCAGAATGTGTGAACGCTGTTCTCCAGTGTGTGTAGCTTTTTGGTATTTGTTGAATCATCACCCACAATCCGCCATTCAGTGCCGTCGTGTAGCTGCTGCACCCCCCAGCACCCCCACCCACCACTACCATCACCACCTTTATTCCAGTTTATACAAGGCAGACAATGCTGCCATCCGTGCGCTCTGTCCGTTTGCATAAGATCATTGAAAGAGCTCCTTGTATcgttgctgtgttttttttaatttattcatatgTTCCGTCAGTCCTGGTCGTGCATGTGTGCGCAAACGTGTCGGAACAGAGCAGTGCGATTTTTCTCAAGCCTCTATAGGAAATGCAGCCCCGATTgcgctcaaatcacaacatttgGACACCAGCGTCAGGCTGTCGGTGCTGAGAGGATTCACACCGCCGCAGGGCCTGAAATGACACCTGACAACCATGTgttcactgaaaacacacacaaagcctcGGCAACAAACTGTatagtgcaaaaaaataatGGAGTTTCCGCTGTAACAGATTGCATAAAGCACAGACATGAGATTTGTTGTTGTGGGATAAAAGAGGATTTGCAATCATTAAAGGGTCTGCAGAGGTTACAGCCATTTTGTATTCTGACAGTATATATAGGTCTGACCGAGGTGGCCAtggctctgtctctctctctctctctctttctctgtcgtTGCATGCTCAAAAAATGACACTTCAGCTTCTCCATGTGGCTTGATGTGTTGTTTTCAGTTTTGCAAGTTACAATAGACTAATACTTGATGTATTTTTAGTGCAAACATTGTAATTAATAACGTCCTTTTCTACTGTAATGTACTGCTGAAAGCCGTGGCTTAATATTATTCTGTATTCTgtattctgtattatttttattattattattattattattattattattattattattattattattattattattatgagtagtagtagtagtagtagtagtagtagtagtagtagaagtagattTGGAGTTATTATTGTAGATATTATTATGGttttattatgatattattctgtattattattattattagtagtagtagtagtagatgtagtattatagttattattgtAGATATTATTATggttttattatgttattattctgtattattattattattatttttattttttttatgtttaccatgttataTTATGGAGGTATGATGATATCATATAGTATTTTATACAAAATTCCTTCAAAATAATATAGTAAataatgaaaaagtcatagtgttcAGTGCACAGTGCCACAACATTATTGTGGTTGTTgtatttcctttattattattatttacttgtatttatttgtgagTGGTCAGTGTTAAATGGTCCTTTTTTCCCCATTGTTTATTCCCACAGTGAATGCAAACTACACAGGCGGTGAGCCGAAGCGCTCGCGGACGGCCTACACGCGCCAGCAGGTCCTGGAGCTCGAGAAGGAGTTCCACTACAACCGCTACCTGACGCGCAGGCGCAGGGTGGAGATCGCGCATACGCTGTGCCTGTCGGAGCGGCAGATCAAGATCTGGTTCCAGAACCGGAGGATGAAATGGAAGAAGGACCACAAGCTGCCCAACACCAAGGTCCGCTCCGGGACCAccggcagcaacaacaacaacaacaacaacaacatcaacaacacaaacTCGCAGGCTCTGAGCGGCTCCCAGCGGCCCCTATAGCCCGGTTCTTTGGCTCTCTAGTCTGATTATTGGCCCTCCCTGGTTCCTAAAACTGAACGCCGAAGCGGCAGCAACGCTTGTACCCCACCGGAGCCTGCACTTTGGACCGGAATAACGCCTTTTACtgtggaggggagggagagcTATGTCATTGCCGCCTGTTCGGCCCTGATCTGTGCTGATGTTACACACTATAATATATGACGTGGGAGGGGGGAGGTAGGGGATGTCCCATTCATAAAACAATGAAACGAACAAAAAGTAGGCGAAGAAGAAGGAGACTGAACGAACTGTGAAAACGATGCGGCCGCTTCTTTGCTTTCATCCCCTTCATCCCTTCTATCCCTCACTCTGCTTTttatatttctctctttttatactcctctctctcttcctctctatgACAGAGGAGCACGAGACGGTATAGGCTGAGGATAATATGCCCGCGTGCGtgtggtttcttttttttttttttttttccacccgagacttttttttttttttttttggtgaagaTGGATCCTCGTTTTCATCTTTAATCATGCCAAACTCGGGCCCCATTTGTCATGTTTACTCTGCGGGTACAAAGCAAAGGGGTGAACCATGCACCCTCCCCAAACCACTACTAcccctcaccctcaccctcccaccaccaccccaccccacgcacacacgcacgtgTAATAAATGGATTTCGTCAGGAGCAGTATTCTTACACCCCCGCCACACACactccgtccgtccgtccttaTAGTACTCTATAACATCCAATATAACCTCCGGTATGATCCAAAATGACACCAGGCAGTTTGTTCTGTCTTGCTGTTcgaattattattatgattgttttctgttttgttttcatgaacaaaatatagctttttaaaattttaattatttttttgaattCAGTGTTGATTGTAAGACTTTAAGCGACTTTATGCTGTTGTTGCTGAGACTGACAAGGAGCGTTTATGTGGTCCGTTGATTGTTCATGTTGTGATGTTGTATACAGGGAAAAAACAGACTGACAGGGTGATCCTGACATAAAGGTAAATTAATAAGGGACGTACCAAACAGGGTTTATAAAGCTGCCTAAACAAAAGGACACTATAATATCCAAAACCAAACTCCTGGTACGAGTAGCTCAAGAACACACTATAAACGCAGCACTATAATACAATGTACTACCTATTACCTCAGTTgtacttatatatattttttttatttcgttggtcatatttttatttcctcttgCTCGTTCAATGAAGTGACAGCTTTTTCgagcttttttttatatttttgaaatTGTGTGACgagttattataataattattattattacctgcAATACAAAAGAAGCGCTATTCATTTCTTGTAtgtggaaatttaaaaaaaaagtaatttaattaTAAGACAGTCAGAAAGATAAAAAAGCCTTTTATTGCATGTCTGAAtggtgttgatttatttttctattttcttcctccttttctccgCACATTAAATGCGCgcacacttcttcttctcctcctctctctgtctccttgtttttagatattttattctctaagtgttttttttttatattgatgttattttatttacattccaAAGATCAGTATCTATCgttattgatgatgatgataataacaatGATGGTATTGTTGAACATGTGTTACCTCCTCCGATATGTATGTTGCTCCTTTCTCTGCTTATATGCCTCCTCAGTGTCTACCTTCCTATTATTTGTAAATAGTTCATagaaatttaaataaatggctaaaatgttatttctctatccttcttctctcttatttcctctctctcaaaaTTACCACTTCTTCAGAttcttcttaaaaaaaagaccataatattaaatattgtaaaaGACAAGAGTTATGTCTATGCTTTTAAAATCGTTCAGAAGGAATTAATAATCAGATTTTAAAGATTTTATTTGTCTAAAATATGTAATACCTCCACAgcaggtctgaaaaaaaaaaaaaaaacttcaatttTTCCTCTCCTGGGCGTTTTAACGGGTGAAAGATGGATTTAAAGCATGTATACACGCtcctcacatgcacacacaataa from Sebastes fasciatus isolate fSebFas1 chromosome 13, fSebFas1.pri, whole genome shotgun sequence encodes the following:
- the hoxb4a gene encoding homeobox protein Hox-B4a — translated: MAMSSYLINSNYVDPKFPPCEEYSQSDYLPSHSPDYYSSQRQEPAAFQPDSLYHHPHHHPQNHHQRAEPPYTPCQLPGQPASVVMSPRGHVVLQTDPVPVPVPELSHRSSDSVTPSPPPPAFCGQTPHSQSTSSPTSTRKDPVVYPWMKKVHVNIVNANYTGGEPKRSRTAYTRQQVLELEKEFHYNRYLTRRRRVEIAHTLCLSERQIKIWFQNRRMKWKKDHKLPNTKVRSGTTGSNNNNNNNNINNTNSQALSGSQRPL